One Narcine bancroftii isolate sNarBan1 chromosome 3, sNarBan1.hap1, whole genome shotgun sequence DNA window includes the following coding sequences:
- the LOC138756733 gene encoding uncharacterized protein — translation MAHLRYLYTLLSEFNLMINPAKYQFGLEAVNFLGHRITRDGATPLPSKVEAIWFPSPSTTKGLQEFMGMINFYHRFIPSAAWIMQPLFAQIAGKAKVITWDEESAEAFMKAKKALADAALLAHPRTDTLWALTAER, via the coding sequence ATGGCACACCTCCGCTACCTCTACACCCTACTGAGTGAGTTCAACctgatgatcaacccagccaaatatCAGTTTGGATTGGAGGCCgtcaacttcctgggccacaggataaccagggatggagccacaccactacccagtaaagtggaggccatctgGTTCCCTAGTCCCAGCACAACCAAAGGactacaggagttcatggggatgatcaatttctatcaccggttcatcccctcagctgcctgGATCATGCAGCCCTTGTTTGCTCAGATAGCAGGCAAGGCAAAGGTTATCACCTGGGATGAGGAGTCAGCAGAAgcctttatgaaggccaagaaagCCCTGGCAGATGCCGCTCTCCTGGCACATCCCAGGACAGACACTCTATGGGCCCTGACAGCAGAAAGGTGA